The following is a genomic window from Acidimicrobiales bacterium.
GGTCTTGATCTGCCCACAGCCGGTGGCCACCGCCAGGTCGGCGATGGTGGTGTCCTCGGTCTCGCCCGAGCGGTGGGACATGACCGCGGTGTACGACGAGCGGGTGGCCATGGCGACGGTCTCGAGGGTCTCGGTGAGGGTGCCGATCTGGTTCACCTTCACCAGCACGGAGTTGGCCACCCCGCACCCGATGCCCCGCCCGAGCCGCTCGGCGTTGGTCACGAAGAGGTCGTCGCCCACGAGCTGGACGCGGTGGCCCAGGGCGTCGGTGAGGGCCCGCCAACCGTCCCAGTCCTCCTCGTCCATGCCGTCCTCGATGGAGACGATCGGGTAGCGGTCGCACCAGTCGACCCAGAACGCCACCATCTCCTCGGCGGTGAGGGTGCGACCCTCCCCCTCCAGGCGGTAGGCGCCGTCGGCGTGGATCTCGCTCACCGCGGGATCGAGGGCCAGGGCGATGTCCTCGCCGGGGCGGAAGCCGGCGGCCTCGATGGCGGCCACCAGCACCTCGAGCGCTTCCTCGTTGGAGGCCAGGTCGGGGGCGAAGCCCCCCTCGTCGCCCACCGCCGTGCTGAGGCCGCGGTCGGACAGGAGGCGCTTGAGGGCGTGGTAGGTCTCCACGCCCCAGCGCAGCCCTTCGGAGAACGAGGCCGCCCCCACGGGCATGACCATGAACTCCTGAAAGTCGACGTTGTTGTCGGCGTGGACCCCGCCGTTGAGCACGTTCATCATGGGGACGGGCAGCACGTGGGCGTTCGCCCCGCCGACGTAGCGGTAGAGGGGCACGGCCAGCTCGTCGGCGGCCGCCCTGGCGGTTGCCAGCGAGACGCCGAGCAGAGCGTTGGCGCCGAGGCGGCCCTTGTCGTCGGTGCCGTCGAGGTCGAGCAGGGCCCGGTCGAGCGATCGCTGGTCGAGGGCGTCGAGGCCGATCACCTCGTCGGCGATCTCGCCGTTCACGTGGCCGACGGCCACGGTGACTCCCTTGCCTCCCCAGGCGTCGCCGCCGTCGCGCAGCTCGA
Proteins encoded in this region:
- the eno gene encoding phosphopyruvate hydratase, coding for MSTIEHIVGRQVLDSRGNPTVEVEVHLATGASGRAIVPSGASTGQFEAVELRDGGDAWGGKGVTVAVGHVNGEIADEVIGLDALDQRSLDRALLDLDGTDDKGRLGANALLGVSLATARAAADELAVPLYRYVGGANAHVLPVPMMNVLNGGVHADNNVDFQEFMVMPVGAASFSEGLRWGVETYHALKRLLSDRGLSTAVGDEGGFAPDLASNEEALEVLVAAIEAAGFRPGEDIALALDPAVSEIHADGAYRLEGEGRTLTAEEMVAFWVDWCDRYPIVSIEDGMDEEDWDGWRALTDALGHRVQLVGDDLFVTNAERLGRGIGCGVANSVLVKVNQIGTLTETLETVAMATRSSYTAVMSHRSGETEDTTIADLAVATGCGQIKTGAPARSDRVAKYNQLLRIEADLGEAAAYPGLDALAGRGR